In the Longimicrobium terrae genome, one interval contains:
- a CDS encoding alpha/beta hydrolase family protein, with product MRKQIHQTTHSDREVPGGRRLVLEFHAGGDPIPAILLLPRDARPAPGVLLLHGYSSRKEHMAEGVGGSLLRHGLASLAIDLPLHGTRADPLQAQAARNPLALVGLWKQALREAKLATRYLAARPEVDAGCLAIAGYSLGSFLSVMTAADDASIRAVVLAAGGDLPGGTPLAGIARAVADPVRAVRKLSGRPLLMVHGRQDRTVRPEQAERLFAAAGEPKELRWWNAGHLLPPQAIDYAGEWLRDRLG from the coding sequence ATGAGAAAGCAGATCCATCAAACGACGCACTCCGATCGCGAGGTGCCGGGCGGGCGGCGCCTGGTGCTGGAGTTTCACGCCGGCGGCGACCCCATCCCCGCCATCCTGCTGCTGCCGCGCGATGCGCGGCCGGCGCCGGGGGTGCTGCTGCTGCACGGCTATTCGTCGCGCAAGGAGCACATGGCCGAGGGCGTGGGCGGGTCGCTGCTGCGCCACGGGCTGGCGTCGCTGGCCATCGATCTGCCGCTGCACGGCACCCGCGCGGACCCGCTGCAGGCGCAGGCCGCACGCAATCCGCTCGCTTTGGTGGGATTGTGGAAGCAGGCGCTGCGGGAGGCGAAGCTGGCGACGCGCTACCTGGCCGCGCGGCCGGAGGTGGACGCGGGGTGCCTGGCCATCGCCGGGTACTCGCTGGGCTCCTTTCTGTCGGTGATGACGGCGGCGGACGATGCCTCCATCCGCGCCGTCGTCCTTGCCGCGGGGGGCGACCTGCCCGGGGGGACGCCGCTGGCGGGGATCGCGCGGGCGGTGGCGGATCCCGTGCGCGCGGTGCGCAAGCTCAGCGGCCGCCCGCTGCTGATGGTGCACGGGCGCCAGGACCGCACGGTGCGGCCGGAGCAGGCGGAGCGGCTGTTCGCGGCTGCGGGCGAGCCCAAGGAGCTGCGCTGGTGGAACGCGGGGCATCTGCTCCCGCCGCAGGCCATCGACTACGCGGGCGAGTGGCTGCGCGACCGCCTGGGGTGA
- a CDS encoding DUF1707 SHOCT-like domain-containing protein has translation MSAAAPGARTPPHVVLPMAQSQSVPVPLERTRQQIILELCQHYSVDNLSDEGLEQRLDRAHAAASVEELRALVADLPVAQQDTAYVTTTAPLPATGGYNPEHQLIIGVMSGTERRGAWSPALATHVVAVMGGVELDMREARFAPGVTEITVFAVMGGVELIVPPGVHIDMNGFAFMGGFGQRYQSDVPPPPGAPILRIGGFALMGGVDISILYPGERPRDARRRIKVEREKRLLERRTR, from the coding sequence TTGTCCGCCGCCGCGCCCGGCGCGCGGACGCCCCCGCACGTGGTGCTGCCGATGGCCCAGTCCCAATCCGTCCCCGTGCCGCTGGAGCGGACCCGCCAGCAGATCATTCTGGAGCTCTGCCAGCACTACTCCGTCGACAACCTCTCCGACGAGGGGCTGGAGCAACGGCTGGACCGGGCGCACGCGGCCGCGAGCGTGGAGGAACTGCGGGCGCTGGTCGCCGATCTTCCCGTCGCGCAGCAGGACACGGCGTACGTCACTACCACCGCGCCGCTTCCCGCCACGGGTGGATACAACCCGGAGCACCAGCTGATCATCGGCGTGATGAGCGGCACGGAGCGGCGGGGGGCCTGGTCGCCTGCCCTCGCCACGCACGTGGTCGCCGTCATGGGCGGGGTGGAGCTGGATATGCGCGAGGCGCGCTTCGCCCCCGGCGTAACGGAAATCACCGTGTTTGCCGTGATGGGCGGGGTGGAACTGATCGTTCCGCCGGGCGTGCACATCGACATGAACGGATTTGCGTTCATGGGCGGGTTCGGGCAGCGGTACCAGTCGGACGTGCCGCCGCCGCCCGGCGCGCCCATCCTGCGCATCGGCGGGTTCGCGCTGATGGGCGGCGTGGACATCAGCATCCTGTATCCCGGCGAGCGCCCGCGCGACGCCCGCCGCCGCATCAAGGTGGAACGCGAAAAACGCCTCCTGGAGCGCCGCACCCGCTGA
- a CDS encoding sulfite oxidase heme-binding subunit YedZ — MAAPAPWQLQAGRWIRPAAWIGGLVPLALMILAGFTTGLSADPIREVTHRTGWAALLMLMLSLAVTPVRTLTKWNWLVPARRTLGLCAYLYAVLHFATYMVDQDFSWGYIVDDIVEHPYVTVGFAALVILTPLALTSTRGMIRRLGKRWQKLHRLVYVAAGLGVLHFLWLVKKDLREPLIFAAAFAVLMLFRVLPIGKSGKQKRPPARKSPSPERSVAGG, encoded by the coding sequence ATGGCGGCTCCCGCACCCTGGCAGCTGCAGGCCGGCCGGTGGATCCGGCCGGCGGCGTGGATCGGCGGACTGGTTCCGCTGGCGCTCATGATCCTGGCCGGCTTCACCACCGGGCTGAGCGCCGACCCCATCCGCGAGGTCACGCACCGCACCGGGTGGGCGGCGCTGCTCATGCTGATGCTGTCGCTGGCCGTCACCCCCGTCCGCACGCTGACGAAATGGAACTGGCTGGTGCCGGCGCGGCGCACGCTGGGGCTGTGCGCGTACCTGTACGCCGTTCTGCACTTTGCCACCTACATGGTGGACCAGGACTTTTCGTGGGGGTACATTGTCGACGACATCGTGGAGCATCCCTATGTGACGGTGGGGTTTGCGGCGCTGGTGATTTTGACGCCGCTGGCGCTCACGAGTACCAGGGGGATGATTCGCCGGCTGGGCAAGAGGTGGCAGAAGCTGCACCGGCTGGTGTATGTTGCGGCGGGGCTGGGGGTGCTTCACTTCCTCTGGCTGGTCAAGAAGGACCTTCGCGAGCCGCTGATCTTTGCGGCCGCCTTTGCCGTGCTGATGCTGTTTCGCGTGCTCCCCATCGGGAAGTCCGGAAAGCAGAAGCGGCCGCCCGCGCGCAAGTCTCCGTCGCCGGAGCGGTCCGTGGCCGGCGGCTGA
- the msrP gene encoding protein-methionine-sulfoxide reductase catalytic subunit MsrP has product MLIKKPEIPSSEITPEPLYLNRRQFIGAAAGAVAAASVPTALMACAPGEDEQADKPNSYEDITTYNNFYEFGTDKSDPARNAPRTLRTTPWTVEIGGLCDRPGRYAFNDLVRANRVIDRTYRMRCVEAWSMVIPWRGIQLRDVINQARPRPGARFVEFTTLHDPAQMPGQRREVLDWPYLEGLRMDEAMHPLSMLATGIYGRPLPAQNGAPLRLVVPWKYGFKNIKSIVRIRFVDRQPRNTWQISAPGEYGFYANVNPQVDHPRWSQARERRIGEWRRRPTLMFNGYSEVASLYSGLDLRRNF; this is encoded by the coding sequence ATGCTGATCAAGAAGCCCGAGATCCCGTCGTCCGAAATTACGCCCGAGCCGCTGTACCTGAACCGCCGCCAGTTCATTGGCGCGGCGGCGGGCGCGGTGGCGGCGGCGTCCGTGCCCACCGCGCTCATGGCGTGCGCGCCGGGGGAGGACGAGCAGGCCGACAAGCCCAACTCGTACGAAGACATCACCACGTACAACAACTTCTACGAGTTCGGAACGGACAAGAGCGATCCCGCCCGCAACGCGCCGCGCACGCTGCGCACCACGCCGTGGACGGTGGAGATCGGCGGGCTGTGCGACCGCCCCGGCCGCTACGCCTTCAACGACCTGGTGCGCGCCAATCGCGTCATCGACCGCACGTACCGCATGCGCTGCGTGGAAGCGTGGTCGATGGTCATCCCCTGGCGCGGCATTCAGTTGCGCGACGTGATCAACCAGGCGCGGCCGCGTCCCGGCGCGCGCTTCGTGGAGTTCACCACGCTGCACGACCCCGCGCAGATGCCCGGGCAGCGGCGCGAGGTGCTGGACTGGCCCTACCTGGAGGGGCTGCGGATGGACGAGGCGATGCACCCGCTCTCCATGCTGGCCACGGGAATCTACGGCCGCCCGCTTCCCGCCCAGAACGGCGCGCCGCTGCGCCTCGTCGTTCCGTGGAAGTACGGGTTCAAGAACATCAAGTCCATCGTGCGCATCCGCTTTGTGGACCGGCAGCCGCGCAACACGTGGCAGATCTCGGCGCCCGGGGAGTACGGCTTCTACGCCAACGTGAATCCGCAGGTGGACCACCCGCGGTGGTCGCAGGCGCGCGAGCGGCGCATTGGCGAGTGGCGCCGCCGGCCCACGCTGATGTTCAACGGCTACAGCGAAGTGGCCAGCCTGTACAGCGGGCTGGACCTGCGCCGGAACTTCTGA
- a CDS encoding phytoene desaturase family protein produces the protein MARPDAVVVGSGPNGLSAAIALARAGRSVVVREQADVIGGGMRTEELTLPGYMHDVCSTVHPLGVSSPFFRTLPLEEHGLEWVHSPACLAHPFDDGSVAVLERSMEETGATLGVDAKAWRKLFRPWVDRWLVLAEDVLGPLDFPDHPFLLARFGLSGLQSAYGMAKRHFRGHQARALFAGNAAHSMVPLTESPTAAFGLTLAAAGHAVGWPIARGGSRNIAGALASYLRSLGGEIITGAPVDNIDELRGTPLILLDLTPRQVLRIAGHRLPSRYRAALERYKYGAGSFKMDWALKEPIPWRNPECRRAATVHLGGTMEEVAASEHAPLKGRVPEKPFVLVVQPTLFDRTRAPAGGHIAWAYCHVPFGSDVDMTRAIEDQIERFAPGFRDVVAARSVMRPADLERHNPNLVGGDISAGAMTLRQVFFRPALRRNPYATPVDGLYLCSASTPPGGAVHGMCGYYSARAALRRPITAPTDDGVAAGEGTPPTEEPHAGPGAAAPN, from the coding sequence ATGGCCAGACCGGACGCCGTGGTGGTGGGATCGGGGCCCAACGGGCTGTCCGCGGCGATCGCGCTCGCGCGGGCGGGGCGGTCCGTCGTCGTGCGCGAGCAGGCGGACGTGATCGGCGGGGGGATGCGCACGGAGGAGCTGACGCTGCCCGGCTACATGCACGACGTCTGCTCCACCGTGCATCCGCTGGGGGTGTCGTCGCCCTTCTTTCGCACGCTGCCGCTGGAAGAGCACGGGCTGGAGTGGGTCCACTCCCCCGCGTGCCTCGCCCATCCGTTTGACGACGGGAGCGTGGCGGTGCTGGAGCGATCGATGGAGGAAACCGGCGCGACGCTCGGCGTTGATGCGAAGGCGTGGCGCAAGCTGTTCCGGCCGTGGGTGGACCGATGGCTGGTGCTGGCGGAAGACGTGCTGGGTCCGCTCGACTTTCCCGATCACCCGTTCCTCCTGGCCCGCTTCGGACTGTCCGGGCTGCAGTCGGCGTACGGGATGGCGAAGCGGCACTTTCGCGGACACCAGGCGCGCGCCCTGTTCGCGGGGAACGCGGCGCACTCCATGGTGCCGCTGACGGAGTCGCCGACCGCCGCGTTCGGGCTGACGCTCGCCGCCGCGGGGCACGCAGTCGGCTGGCCCATCGCGCGCGGCGGATCGCGCAACATCGCGGGGGCGCTCGCCTCGTACCTGCGCTCGCTGGGCGGCGAGATCATCACCGGCGCGCCGGTGGACAACATCGACGAACTGCGCGGCACCCCGCTGATTCTGCTGGATCTTACGCCGCGGCAGGTGCTGCGCATCGCCGGGCACCGGCTGCCATCCAGGTACCGCGCGGCGCTGGAGCGCTACAAGTACGGCGCGGGATCGTTCAAGATGGATTGGGCGCTCAAGGAGCCCATCCCGTGGCGCAATCCGGAATGCCGGCGCGCGGCGACCGTCCACCTGGGCGGGACGATGGAAGAGGTCGCCGCATCGGAGCATGCGCCGCTCAAGGGGCGCGTCCCGGAAAAGCCGTTCGTCCTCGTCGTGCAGCCGACGCTGTTCGACCGGACGAGGGCGCCGGCGGGCGGGCACATTGCGTGGGCGTACTGCCACGTGCCGTTCGGCAGCGACGTGGACATGACGCGCGCGATCGAGGACCAGATCGAGCGGTTCGCGCCCGGGTTCCGCGACGTGGTGGCCGCGCGGAGCGTAATGCGGCCGGCGGACCTGGAGCGGCACAACCCCAACCTGGTGGGCGGCGACATCAGCGCGGGGGCCATGACGCTGCGGCAGGTGTTCTTCCGCCCCGCGCTGCGGCGGAATCCGTACGCCACGCCGGTGGACGGGCTGTACCTGTGCTCGGCGTCCACGCCGCCGGGCGGGGCGGTTCACGGGATGTGCGGATACTACTCGGCCCGCGCCGCGCTCCGCCGCCCCATCACCGCGCCCACCGACGACGGCGTGGCCGCCGGCGAGGGCACGCCGCCCACGGAGGAGCCGCACGCCGGCCCGGGCGCGGCGGCGCCGAACTGA
- a CDS encoding restriction endonuclease subunit S — protein MKPETLLEHFDVIADAPNGVQRLRELILRLGIRGLLVPQNPDEDAATVLLETLKAQHANVSRKGASRQAASSLHPEEQPYLLPPGWLWTRLSTVGAIVGGGTPPTHVEVNWAEPGVPWLTPADLNGLRGKYVYKGRRDISAAGLEHSSAQLLPAGTVLLSSRAPIGYVAIAGNPLATNQGFKSCVPFIPGMSEYIYRFLQAVAPDLDRNASGTTFREISGKSVGGLLFPLPPLDEQARIIAKIDRLMLMCDELDRHKKGASAKQSQLNRAAMHQLGSVRSSCATAPSVKPPGVIQSLDLVVATPESVSGLRMAITQLAIMGKLIPQSDEDGTADQLLLEVSNEKKKLCAESVIRAPSAPAPLTADIPFAIPDTWKWVRLHEIVAAITDGDHQPPPLAPSGVPFLVIGNVRTGALDFSRTRFVPQVYYDRLAPIRKPASGDLLYTVTGSYGIPILVQDSRIFCVQRHIAILKTLKCMDSEYLHLLLRSSLVADQAKNRATGIAQKTVSLEALRSFVVPVPPRKEQRRIVDRVSDLMLLCDRCEDKLVSAGEHADAVARAALLQYAVPIVSGGHRWGISV, from the coding sequence ATGAAGCCTGAGACTCTCCTCGAGCATTTCGATGTGATTGCTGATGCGCCTAACGGCGTACAGAGGCTGCGCGAGTTGATTCTGCGACTTGGAATTCGCGGCCTGCTGGTCCCGCAGAACCCCGATGAAGATGCAGCCACTGTGCTTCTGGAAACTCTAAAAGCACAGCATGCAAACGTCTCGCGCAAGGGAGCGTCGCGACAAGCGGCTTCATCGCTACATCCAGAAGAGCAGCCTTACCTACTTCCGCCGGGATGGCTCTGGACGCGCCTCTCCACCGTCGGGGCAATTGTGGGTGGGGGTACTCCACCTACCCACGTTGAGGTGAACTGGGCTGAGCCAGGCGTGCCATGGCTTACACCCGCAGATCTGAATGGGTTACGGGGCAAGTACGTGTACAAGGGGCGGCGGGATATATCGGCAGCAGGGCTCGAGCATAGTTCCGCTCAACTGCTCCCGGCTGGCACGGTCCTGCTCTCGAGTCGCGCCCCGATCGGATATGTGGCCATCGCAGGAAATCCGCTCGCAACCAATCAGGGCTTCAAATCGTGTGTGCCATTCATTCCCGGGATGAGCGAGTATATCTACCGCTTTCTCCAAGCAGTAGCCCCTGATCTGGATCGTAATGCATCCGGCACAACATTCCGTGAAATATCGGGAAAGTCGGTGGGTGGGTTGTTATTCCCACTCCCTCCCCTCGACGAGCAGGCAAGAATCATTGCAAAGATCGACAGACTGATGCTTATGTGTGACGAACTTGATCGTCACAAAAAAGGAGCCTCTGCGAAGCAGAGTCAACTCAATCGGGCGGCGATGCACCAGCTCGGGAGCGTTCGATCAAGCTGCGCAACCGCACCGTCCGTAAAACCGCCCGGAGTCATACAGAGCCTGGATCTTGTGGTCGCTACACCGGAAAGTGTATCAGGGCTGCGAATGGCGATCACCCAACTCGCCATCATGGGAAAGCTGATCCCGCAAAGTGATGAGGATGGAACGGCTGATCAACTCTTGTTGGAAGTCTCAAACGAGAAGAAGAAGCTTTGTGCTGAGAGCGTGATTCGTGCTCCTTCAGCGCCGGCGCCCCTGACCGCTGACATTCCGTTCGCCATTCCTGACACTTGGAAATGGGTGCGATTGCATGAAATCGTGGCTGCAATCACCGATGGCGACCACCAGCCACCTCCGCTAGCACCAAGCGGGGTTCCCTTCCTGGTGATTGGAAACGTACGAACCGGTGCGTTGGACTTTTCACGAACACGGTTCGTGCCTCAGGTCTACTATGACCGCTTGGCGCCCATACGCAAACCCGCGTCAGGCGACTTGCTTTATACTGTCACAGGATCCTACGGAATCCCAATTCTGGTTCAGGATAGTCGTATATTCTGTGTTCAGCGACATATTGCCATCTTGAAAACCCTCAAGTGCATGGATTCTGAGTACCTCCACCTTCTTCTACGCAGTTCCCTTGTAGCGGACCAGGCAAAGAATCGCGCAACCGGTATCGCACAGAAGACCGTTAGCCTGGAAGCCTTGCGGTCGTTCGTCGTACCCGTTCCCCCACGTAAAGAACAGCGCCGAATCGTCGATAGGGTCAGTGATCTGATGCTTCTATGCGACCGTTGTGAAGATAAGCTTGTGAGTGCTGGAGAACACGCGGATGCGGTTGCCCGGGCTGCCCTTCTGCAGTATGCAGTTCCGATCGTAAGCGGCGGGCATAGATGGGGCATCTCCGTTTGA